One Bosea sp. 685 DNA segment encodes these proteins:
- a CDS encoding ABC transporter ATP-binding protein/permease — translation MPSSDDMQGMAGLPSDRQVAWRFAGLTGGFWRGASARRAWFWSLLLAVAIILSVFANVTVNRWNGWFFDALEKKDSESALIAMAVFPVLVLIAAGLGVLILVARETFQVHWRQWVTAKLADGWINERRFFRLGLSGYEPANPEYRIADDVRWATEPVVDFAIGLLTAVITIITFIEILWDIGGALQVATGGGRVTIPAYMVLAAIVYAVLVSLLISIVGRRLPRLIAARNEGEARLRFSLMRIRDHGETIALARTEPGERRAVAQTYDGLVRRWLAMIRQRGRLTWITNGSGALVPVVPLLLAAPKYLSGEMSLGGVVQVAAAFVAVQNAFNWLLDNFMRIAEWLAAARRVNELADALERVDGEPPGDHLSVTPSPDGLLRLHEVTLIDRDGRTLAADISLSLPPGATLHLSGELGLGKAALIQAIAGLWPWGRGEIALPREALVTVVPQKLHLTEGSLRAVLDTGLTRPSEPLVEALRRYGLSALAPRLDETCDWDKELATGDRQRLALARAELEAPDIILLDEATSALETDMALELIGELRAARPDAMILAFGQSAGFAEAATHRLVLKRAGGVVRMAGADKARTGAHAELAE, via the coding sequence TTGCCGAGTTCGGACGACATGCAGGGCATGGCCGGGCTGCCGAGTGACCGGCAGGTCGCCTGGCGTTTCGCAGGGTTGACCGGCGGCTTCTGGCGGGGCGCGAGCGCCCGCCGTGCCTGGTTCTGGTCGCTCCTCCTCGCCGTTGCGATCATTCTCTCCGTTTTCGCCAATGTCACCGTCAATCGCTGGAACGGCTGGTTCTTCGACGCGCTCGAGAAGAAGGACAGCGAGAGCGCGCTGATTGCAATGGCGGTCTTTCCGGTGCTGGTTTTGATCGCGGCCGGGCTCGGCGTCCTCATCCTCGTCGCCCGCGAGACCTTCCAGGTGCACTGGCGGCAATGGGTCACGGCAAAGCTGGCCGATGGCTGGATTAATGAGCGCCGCTTCTTCCGGCTCGGCCTTTCCGGCTACGAGCCGGCCAATCCCGAATACCGCATCGCCGACGACGTCCGCTGGGCGACCGAGCCGGTGGTCGATTTCGCCATCGGGCTGCTCACGGCGGTCATCACCATCATCACCTTCATCGAGATCCTCTGGGACATCGGCGGCGCGCTGCAGGTCGCGACCGGCGGCGGCCGGGTCACGATCCCCGCCTATATGGTGCTCGCAGCGATCGTCTATGCGGTACTCGTCTCCCTCCTGATCAGCATCGTCGGGCGCCGCCTGCCGCGCCTGATCGCGGCGCGCAACGAGGGCGAGGCGCGATTGCGTTTCTCCCTGATGCGCATCCGCGACCATGGCGAGACGATCGCGCTCGCCCGTACCGAGCCCGGCGAGCGCCGCGCCGTGGCGCAGACCTATGACGGTCTCGTCAGGCGCTGGCTCGCGATGATCCGCCAACGCGGCCGTTTGACCTGGATTACCAATGGCAGCGGCGCGCTGGTGCCGGTGGTGCCGCTGCTGCTGGCTGCGCCGAAATACCTCTCCGGCGAGATGTCGCTCGGCGGCGTCGTGCAGGTCGCGGCGGCCTTCGTGGCGGTGCAGAACGCCTTCAACTGGCTGCTCGACAACTTCATGCGCATCGCTGAATGGCTTGCGGCCGCGCGGCGCGTCAACGAACTCGCCGATGCGCTGGAGCGCGTCGACGGCGAGCCTCCGGGCGATCATCTCAGCGTGACGCCGAGCCCTGACGGCCTGCTGCGGCTGCATGAGGTCACGCTGATCGACCGGGACGGTCGCACGCTCGCGGCCGATATCAGCCTGTCGCTGCCGCCGGGCGCGACGCTGCATCTGTCGGGCGAACTCGGCCTCGGCAAGGCCGCCCTGATCCAGGCGATCGCCGGTCTCTGGCCCTGGGGACGGGGCGAGATCGCGCTGCCGCGGGAGGCGCTGGTGACGGTCGTACCGCAGAAGCTGCATCTGACCGAGGGCAGCTTGCGGGCCGTGCTCGATACCGGGCTGACCCGGCCCTCCGAGCCTCTGGTGGAGGCCCTGCGCCGCTATGGCCTGTCGGCTCTCGCGCCGCGGCTCGACGAGACCTGCGACTGGGACAAGGAACTCGCGACCGGGGACCGGCAGCGCCTTGCGCTCGCTCGTGCCGAGCTGGAGGCGCCCGACATCATCCTGCTCGACGAGGCGACAAGCGCGCTCGAGACCGACATGGCGCTGGAACTGATCGGTGAACTGCGCGCGGCGCGGCCGGACGCGATGATCCTCGCCTTCGGCCAGAGCGCCGGCTTCGCCGAGGCCGCGACGCATCGCCTGGTGCTGAAGCGGGCCGGCGGCGTGGTGCGCATGGCCGGTGCCGACAAGGCGCGCACGGGTGCGCATGCCGAACTGGCGGAATAG
- the exbB gene encoding tonB-system energizer ExbB: protein MPHDLSPWSMFMAADIVVKSVMVGLAFASVVTWTIGLAKTLELSAAKRRLRQATRILAKQTTLGEASLALGKAQRLGRKLIEAAVEEMQASKQAYDKDGIKERVVSRLHRIELAASREIARGTGWLATIGSTAPFVGLFGTVWGIMNSFIGISKAQTTNLAVVAPGIAEALLATAIGLVAAIPAVIIYNLFSRGIAGYRAEVGDAAATVARLVSRDLDRGRSALQRAAE from the coding sequence ATGCCGCACGACCTCTCGCCCTGGTCGATGTTCATGGCCGCCGATATCGTCGTGAAATCGGTGATGGTGGGCCTGGCCTTCGCCTCGGTCGTGACCTGGACGATCGGGCTCGCCAAGACGCTTGAATTAAGCGCCGCCAAGCGCCGGCTGCGGCAGGCGACCCGGATCCTGGCGAAGCAGACCACTCTCGGTGAGGCGTCGCTGGCGCTCGGCAAGGCGCAAAGGCTCGGCCGCAAGCTGATCGAGGCCGCGGTGGAGGAGATGCAGGCCTCCAAGCAGGCCTATGACAAGGACGGCATCAAGGAGCGCGTCGTTTCGCGGTTGCACCGGATCGAGCTCGCCGCCAGCCGCGAGATCGCGCGTGGCACGGGCTGGCTGGCGACGATCGGCTCGACGGCGCCCTTCGTCGGCCTGTTCGGCACGGTCTGGGGCATCATGAATTCGTTCATCGGCATCTCCAAGGCGCAGACCACAAACCTCGCCGTGGTCGCTCCGGGCATCGCCGAGGCGCTGCTCGCCACCGCGATCGGCCTCGTCGCCGCCATTCCCGCCGTGATCATCTACAACCTGTTCAGCCGCGGTATCGCCGGCTACCGCGCCGAGGTCGGCGACGCCGCCGCGACCGTGGCGCGTCTGGTCTCGCGCGATCTCGACCGCGGCCGCAGCGCGCTGCAGCGCGCGGCGGAGTGA
- the exbD gene encoding TonB system transport protein ExbD yields MAGGINANDGFGDDDLPEASEINVTPFIDVILVLLIIFMVAAPLSTVDAPVELPVSTAKPQPRPEKPVFLTLKADLAMVLGEQPVATEQLAQALDAQTKSDREQRIFVRADQSVSYGEVVKLMNTLRAAGYLKIALVGLEGPSSPAPATGEIPAAPASPAGPQP; encoded by the coding sequence ATGGCCGGCGGCATCAATGCGAATGACGGCTTCGGCGACGACGACCTGCCCGAAGCCAGCGAGATCAACGTCACGCCGTTCATCGACGTGATCCTGGTGCTGCTGATCATCTTCATGGTCGCAGCCCCGCTCTCCACCGTCGATGCGCCAGTCGAGCTACCGGTCTCGACCGCCAAGCCTCAGCCGCGCCCGGAGAAGCCGGTCTTCCTGACGCTGAAGGCCGATCTCGCGATGGTGCTGGGCGAGCAACCTGTCGCCACCGAGCAGCTCGCCCAGGCGCTCGATGCCCAGACCAAGTCCGACCGCGAGCAGCGCATCTTCGTGCGCGCCGACCAGTCGGTCTCCTATGGCGAGGTCGTCAAGCTGATGAACACGCTGCGCGCGGCAGGCTATCTCAAGATCGCGCTGGTCGGGCTCGAAGGCCCGAGCTCGCCCGCCCCGGCCACAGGCGAGATCCCCGCGGCCCCGGCTTCGCCGGCCGGTCCGCAGCCGTAA
- a CDS encoding NIPSNAP family protein, with product MIYEERDYRIKAGKLAEFVKIYGEYGLPLQKEHLGSFIAYFTTEIGELNHVVALWSYQSLDERTARRKTMLADPRWQDYLTRVDGLIDIQNTRILNPVSYSPLQ from the coding sequence ATGATCTATGAAGAGCGCGATTATCGCATCAAGGCCGGCAAGCTCGCCGAATTCGTCAAGATCTACGGCGAATACGGCCTGCCGCTGCAGAAGGAGCATCTGGGCAGTTTCATCGCCTATTTCACCACCGAGATCGGCGAGCTGAACCATGTCGTCGCGCTCTGGAGCTATCAGAGCCTCGACGAGCGCACGGCCAGGCGCAAGACGATGCTGGCCGATCCGCGCTGGCAGGACTACCTCACGCGCGTCGATGGGCTGATCGACATCCAGAACACGCGCATCCTCAACCCCGTTTCCTATTCGCCACTGCAATGA
- a CDS encoding alpha/beta fold hydrolase, producing MSTASQSGATGHFTAETPDGAVLHVTSEGQGPTLLLVSGLGGTAGFWKSNAATLARSFRIIRFDQRGIGASTRGTAACTIDQLAQDCLSVLDAAGADRTVLLGHSTGGCIGQALGRLAPERLDGLILSATWLKPSRYMTSLFGTRRAILDENPHAYAATAALMAYPPAWIEANWGTYEAALTSAPVTAQARQVVRERIDALMSFDGSASTASLMMPILVLGARDDMIVPAFLQEELAAALPGSRKTMLDTGGHFFPVSRPDAFTANVAEWIGELG from the coding sequence ATGAGCACAGCATCGCAATCCGGCGCGACCGGACATTTCACCGCCGAAACTCCCGACGGCGCCGTACTGCACGTGACCAGCGAGGGCCAGGGCCCGACGCTGCTGCTCGTCAGCGGGCTCGGCGGCACAGCCGGCTTCTGGAAGAGCAATGCCGCGACGCTGGCGCGCTCCTTCCGCATCATCCGCTTCGACCAGCGTGGCATCGGCGCGAGCACGCGCGGCACCGCCGCCTGCACCATCGACCAATTGGCGCAGGACTGCCTCAGCGTGCTCGATGCCGCCGGGGCCGACCGCACTGTCCTGCTCGGCCATTCGACCGGCGGCTGCATCGGCCAGGCGCTGGGCCGGCTCGCGCCCGAACGGCTCGACGGGCTGATCCTGAGCGCGACCTGGCTCAAGCCCAGCCGCTACATGACCAGCCTGTTCGGTACCCGTCGCGCAATCCTCGACGAGAACCCGCATGCCTATGCCGCGACCGCCGCGCTGATGGCCTATCCGCCAGCCTGGATCGAGGCGAATTGGGGCACTTACGAGGCCGCCCTCACCTCTGCCCCGGTGACGGCGCAGGCACGGCAGGTCGTGCGCGAGCGCATCGACGCGCTGATGTCCTTCGACGGCTCCGCCAGCACCGCCTCGCTGATGATGCCGATCCTGGTCCTGGGCGCGCGCGACGACATGATCGTGCCAGCCTTCCTGCAGGAGGAGCTGGCGGCAGCACTGCCTGGATCGCGCAAGACGATGCTCGACACGGGAGGGCATTTCTTCCCGGTCTCGCGGCCCGACGCCTTCACCGCGAATGTCGCGGAATGGATCGGCGAGCTCGGATGA
- a CDS encoding aspartate dehydrogenase — protein MKPRRLVLIGFGAIASDLATALLDASQPGYALGVLLRPGSASRQRLPQGCTPLSDLAELAAFAPDLVVEAAGHEAVRGSVPGCLALGLPVLISSIGALHDEALLASLVATAREHGGRLLLPSGALGALDYVRAVRHASELTLRYESRKPPAAWSAELKALGHDPERLDAPVTLFSGNAREAAAAYPQNLNVAAALALAGPGFEATGVDVICDPAATGNTHVVTARSEFGTMHLAIANRPSPSNPKSSWIVGRSLLAAIEQFFAPVMML, from the coding sequence ATGAAGCCGCGCCGCCTCGTCCTGATCGGCTTCGGCGCGATCGCCAGCGATCTCGCTACTGCGCTGCTCGACGCGTCGCAGCCGGGTTATGCGCTCGGTGTGCTGCTGAGGCCGGGATCGGCCTCGCGCCAGCGCCTGCCGCAGGGCTGTACCCCGCTCTCGGACCTCGCCGAGCTCGCCGCCTTCGCCCCCGACCTCGTCGTCGAGGCGGCGGGACATGAGGCGGTGCGCGGCAGCGTTCCGGGCTGTCTTGCGCTTGGCCTGCCCGTGCTGATCTCCTCGATCGGCGCCTTGCATGACGAGGCCTTGCTTGCGAGCCTGGTCGCCACGGCGCGCGAGCATGGCGGGCGCTTGCTGCTGCCCTCGGGCGCGCTCGGTGCGCTCGACTATGTCCGCGCGGTTCGGCACGCAAGCGAGCTGACGCTGCGCTATGAATCGCGCAAGCCTCCCGCCGCCTGGAGCGCGGAGCTCAAGGCGCTCGGCCATGATCCCGAAAGGCTCGATGCCCCCGTGACCCTGTTCTCGGGCAATGCGCGCGAGGCGGCGGCGGCCTATCCGCAAAACCTCAATGTCGCGGCCGCGCTGGCGCTGGCGGGGCCGGGCTTCGAGGCGACCGGCGTCGATGTGATCTGCGACCCCGCCGCGACCGGCAACACCCATGTCGTGACCGCACGCAGCGAATTCGGCACCATGCATCTTGCCATCGCCAACCGGCCCTCGCCGAGCAATCCGAAATCCTCCTGGATCGTCGGCCGCTCGCTGCTGGCGGCGATCGAGCAGTTCTTCGCTCCGGTGATGATGCTGTGA
- a CDS encoding SDR family oxidoreductase, with translation MKLAGKIAIITGGGSGIGHEAAKLFAAEGAIVIVADRDGAAAERVAAEIESDSGKASAHTIDVSKEAEIKAMIDRVVADHGRLDILVNNAGFGFAGTVVTTSETDWDALMAVNVKGVFFGCKHAIPVMEKQGGGVIVNTASAVANVGITDRAAYVASKGAVAALTRAMAIDHVAAKIRINCVAPGTIESPYFAKILSGPDGAELRHGLEQRQAMERLGQPVEIARAMLFLASDDASFCTGTTLVADGGWTAR, from the coding sequence ATGAAGCTTGCTGGCAAGATCGCGATCATCACCGGGGGCGGTTCCGGCATCGGCCACGAGGCGGCGAAGCTCTTCGCGGCAGAGGGCGCGATCGTGATCGTCGCCGACCGTGACGGGGCTGCCGCGGAACGCGTCGCGGCCGAGATCGAGAGCGATTCCGGCAAGGCGAGCGCACATACGATCGACGTCAGCAAGGAAGCCGAGATCAAGGCGATGATCGACAGGGTCGTCGCCGATCATGGCCGGCTCGACATCCTCGTCAACAATGCCGGCTTCGGTTTCGCCGGCACGGTCGTCACCACATCGGAAACCGACTGGGACGCGCTGATGGCGGTGAACGTCAAGGGCGTGTTCTTCGGCTGCAAGCATGCGATCCCAGTCATGGAAAAGCAGGGCGGCGGCGTCATCGTCAACACGGCGTCCGCCGTCGCCAATGTCGGCATCACCGATCGCGCAGCCTATGTCGCCTCGAAGGGTGCGGTCGCCGCGCTGACGCGGGCTATGGCGATCGACCATGTCGCAGCCAAGATCCGGATCAACTGCGTCGCGCCGGGCACGATCGAATCGCCCTATTTCGCCAAGATCCTGAGCGGACCCGACGGTGCCGAACTCCGACACGGCCTTGAGCAACGCCAGGCCATGGAGCGACTGGGACAGCCCGTCGAGATCGCCAGGGCGATGCTCTTTCTCGCCAGCGACGACGCGTCGTTCTGCACGGGAACGACGCTGGTTGCCGACGGCGGTTGGACAGCGCGCTGA
- a CDS encoding SDR family NAD(P)-dependent oxidoreductase: MYGLEGRKAIVTGAAHGIGRAIAARLLTEGCDVGILDFDLAAAEATAESLRKDGGKVAVAAGDVSSSAQVEAAVETLRAALGPIDILVNNAGILKVGKLLETSEADWKAHFSVNVDGLFHMTRAVAPEMVANRKGAIVNIASWMGKSGVASYSAYCASKFAIVGITQSLATELGEHGVRVNAVGPGLIVDTKMRDESEIKRKAEGLPDAYERAQAIPLRRPGFPDDIAKAVAFLSSDEADYITGETISITGGLWND; the protein is encoded by the coding sequence ATGTACGGACTTGAAGGACGCAAGGCGATCGTCACCGGCGCCGCCCATGGCATCGGCAGGGCCATCGCGGCGCGGCTGCTCACTGAGGGCTGCGATGTCGGCATTCTGGATTTTGATCTCGCGGCCGCCGAGGCGACGGCTGAAAGCCTGCGCAAGGATGGCGGCAAGGTCGCGGTCGCGGCCGGCGACGTCTCGTCGAGCGCTCAGGTGGAGGCCGCCGTCGAGACGCTGCGCGCGGCGCTCGGCCCCATCGACATCCTGGTCAACAATGCCGGCATCCTGAAGGTCGGCAAGCTGCTCGAGACCAGCGAGGCGGACTGGAAGGCGCATTTCTCGGTCAATGTCGACGGGCTGTTCCACATGACGCGCGCCGTCGCGCCCGAGATGGTTGCGAACCGCAAGGGCGCCATCGTCAACATCGCCTCCTGGATGGGAAAATCGGGCGTGGCTTCGTACAGCGCCTATTGCGCCTCGAAATTCGCGATCGTCGGCATCACCCAGTCGCTCGCGACCGAACTCGGCGAGCACGGCGTGCGCGTCAACGCCGTCGGTCCGGGCCTGATTGTCGACACCAAGATGCGCGACGAATCCGAGATCAAGCGCAAGGCCGAAGGACTGCCCGACGCCTATGAGCGCGCGCAGGCGATCCCCCTGCGGCGGCCGGGCTTTCCCGACGACATCGCCAAGGCCGTCGCCTTCCTGTCCTCAGACGAAGCCGACTACATCACGGGCGAGACGATCAGCATCACTGGCGGCCTCTGGAACGACTGA
- a CDS encoding phosphate/phosphite/phosphonate ABC transporter substrate-binding protein, protein MLVANARMYAVNAGVRAAWAELFALVSEKAGVPLAVVEHAAPAPLEELWRREDLGLAFICGFPLAGGGFPLQPIAAPIPASPLASGQPLYASDLIVRTEGPLRTLQDTFGGRIGWTSRHSQSGFQALRRHLLPYAKAFSSEVDTGSREENASKQGARAIERSNWIGNCSSPGGPLYRESIGELMTPRRVIEAVLDDRIDIGPLDSYFHDLLKRHEPGTAARLRVVATTQATPMPLLAASNGIDPASVAALRGALLGLGAASAAEPVLAELCLTGFATVALDDYRPLLAQAAVLDKSGYGEPG, encoded by the coding sequence ATGCTCGTCGCCAATGCGCGGATGTATGCGGTCAATGCCGGCGTTCGCGCCGCCTGGGCAGAACTGTTCGCGCTGGTCTCTGAGAAAGCCGGCGTGCCGCTTGCGGTGGTCGAGCACGCCGCGCCCGCGCCGCTTGAGGAACTCTGGCGGCGTGAGGATCTTGGCCTCGCCTTCATCTGCGGCTTTCCCCTCGCCGGTGGCGGCTTTCCCCTACAGCCGATCGCGGCGCCCATCCCCGCAAGCCCGCTCGCATCCGGACAACCTCTCTACGCCAGCGATCTGATCGTGCGCACTGAGGGCCCGCTCCGGACGCTGCAGGATACGTTTGGTGGCCGCATCGGCTGGACGAGCAGGCATTCGCAATCCGGCTTCCAGGCGCTGCGTCGGCACCTGCTGCCTTATGCGAAAGCGTTTTCGAGCGAAGTGGACACCGGTTCGCGTGAAGAAAACGCGTCAAAACAAGGTGCTAGAGCAATTGAACGATCCAACTGGATCGGAAACTGCTCTAGCCCTGGTGGACCGCTTTATCGCGAGAGCATCGGTGAATTGATGACGCCGCGCCGGGTGATCGAGGCCGTGCTCGACGACCGTATCGATATCGGACCGCTCGATTCCTATTTCCACGATCTGCTGAAGCGGCATGAGCCCGGGACGGCGGCAAGGCTGCGCGTCGTCGCGACGACGCAAGCAACGCCGATGCCGCTGCTGGCTGCGTCGAACGGGATCGACCCCGCGAGTGTTGCAGCCTTGCGCGGCGCGTTGCTGGGGCTTGGCGCGGCCTCGGCGGCAGAGCCTGTCCTCGCCGAATTATGCCTCACCGGCTTTGCCACTGTGGCGCTTGACGATTACCGGCCGTTGCTGGCGCAGGCAGCCGTCCTCGACAAATCCGGATATGGCGAGCCGGGATAG
- a CDS encoding ornithine cyclodeaminase family protein, which produces MPPIYITYMNRLDIEALAITDDEILAAIEGSLATQGRGEAVIEPRMHLEPKAANGHFNVLRGALGGEIDAAGVKVVGDFVENYKIGLPSELAVLTLFDRFNGSPKAILDASGITDMRTGAVTAIGAKYLARKGSKVLGHIGARGTAYWNVRLLDHLFDFDEIRVHSRRAESQNAFAAKLSADLGKPVVATPDWRSCVEGADIVVEASRLDQPEPMLKTQWIKKGAFVVPYGTMSAVEFSLTDIMSKLVVDDWGQCKGGKFGSLRAHVEAGKLSEATLHAEMGQIVAGLKPGRESEDETILFWHRGLSLSDIALGHAMLEKGKRLGIGQRLRFA; this is translated from the coding sequence ATGCCGCCGATCTACATCACCTATATGAACCGCCTCGACATCGAGGCGCTTGCCATCACCGATGACGAGATCCTGGCTGCGATCGAGGGCTCGCTGGCGACGCAGGGGCGCGGCGAGGCCGTGATCGAGCCGCGCATGCATCTCGAGCCGAAGGCGGCGAACGGCCATTTCAATGTGCTGCGCGGCGCGCTCGGCGGCGAGATCGACGCAGCCGGCGTCAAGGTCGTCGGAGACTTCGTCGAGAACTACAAGATCGGCCTGCCCTCGGAACTCGCAGTGCTGACCCTGTTCGACCGCTTCAACGGCAGCCCCAAGGCGATCCTCGACGCATCCGGCATCACCGACATGCGCACTGGTGCGGTCACTGCCATCGGCGCGAAATATCTCGCTCGCAAGGGCTCCAAGGTGCTCGGCCATATCGGCGCGCGCGGCACCGCCTATTGGAATGTCCGCCTGCTCGACCATCTCTTCGATTTCGACGAGATCCGCGTGCATTCGCGCCGGGCCGAGAGCCAGAACGCCTTCGCCGCGAAACTCTCTGCCGATCTCGGCAAGCCCGTCGTCGCCACGCCGGACTGGCGATCCTGCGTCGAGGGCGCGGACATCGTCGTGGAAGCGTCGCGGCTCGACCAGCCCGAGCCGATGCTGAAGACGCAGTGGATCAAAAAGGGCGCCTTCGTCGTGCCCTATGGCACGATGAGCGCGGTCGAGTTCTCGCTGACCGACATCATGAGCAAGCTCGTCGTCGATGATTGGGGCCAGTGCAAGGGCGGCAAGTTCGGCAGCTTGCGCGCCCATGTCGAGGCCGGCAAGCTTTCGGAGGCGACGCTGCATGCCGAGATGGGCCAGATCGTCGCCGGCCTGAAACCTGGCCGCGAGAGCGAGGACGAGACCATCCTGTTCTGGCATCGTGGCCTGTCGCTGTCGGATATCGCGCTCGGCCACGCCATGCTGGAGAAGGGCAAGCGGCTGGGCATCGGCCAGCGCCTGCGCTTCGCCTGA
- a CDS encoding ABC transporter ATP-binding protein encodes MSAPAAQRAPLIAFDEVSLVYGGKVRALDGVSFAIESGEIVGLVGESGSGKTTLCRVLMGLLPASSGRVTIAGEPLAARLARDPLGFRRQAQMLKQEAVASLSPRMRIRALAEEPLKIHGLPMAEGRARLLRILKRLGLPEATLDKFPHQVSGGQARRVAIMRALVLEPQIIVADEPTAGLDVSVQGELLNLIRDLHEEFALTYLVVSHNLNVVRRLTGRTIVMYLGQIVEEAPTRALFEAPAHPYAAALLSTNPSVDPARRRERIILKGEIPSPINPPSGCRFHTRCPQVAERCKIEMPELRELGTGRRVRCHFPLTAAAAHTA; translated from the coding sequence ATGAGTGCGCCGGCGGCGCAGCGCGCACCATTGATCGCCTTCGACGAGGTCTCGCTCGTCTATGGCGGCAAGGTACGGGCGCTCGACGGCGTCTCCTTCGCGATCGAGAGCGGTGAAATCGTTGGCCTCGTCGGGGAATCCGGCTCGGGCAAGACCACGCTCTGCCGCGTGCTGATGGGGCTGCTGCCCGCTTCATCCGGCCGCGTAACGATCGCCGGGGAGCCGTTGGCGGCGCGTCTCGCGCGCGATCCGCTCGGCTTTCGCCGGCAGGCGCAGATGCTCAAGCAGGAGGCGGTCGCCTCGCTCTCGCCGCGCATGCGCATCCGGGCGCTGGCCGAGGAGCCGTTGAAGATCCACGGATTGCCGATGGCCGAGGGTCGCGCCCGCTTGCTGCGCATCCTCAAGCGCCTCGGCTTGCCCGAGGCGACGCTCGACAAATTTCCGCATCAGGTCTCGGGCGGACAGGCGCGCCGCGTCGCGATCATGCGCGCTTTGGTGCTGGAGCCCCAGATCATCGTCGCCGACGAACCGACTGCCGGCCTCGACGTCTCCGTGCAGGGCGAATTGCTCAATCTGATACGCGACCTGCATGAGGAGTTCGCGCTGACCTATCTCGTCGTCAGCCACAACCTCAATGTCGTGCGGCGGCTGACCGGCCGGACGATCGTGATGTATCTCGGCCAGATCGTCGAGGAGGCGCCGACCAGGGCGCTGTTCGAGGCCCCGGCCCACCCCTATGCGGCAGCGCTGCTCTCGACCAACCCCTCCGTCGATCCGGCCAGGCGCCGCGAGCGCATCATCCTGAAGGGCGAGATCCCGAGCCCGATTAATCCGCCTTCCGGCTGCCGCTTCCATACGCGCTGCCCGCAGGTCGCGGAGCGTTGCAAGATCGAGATGCCGGAGCTGCGCGAACTGGGCACCGGCCGCCGCGTGCGCTGCCATTTCCCGCTGACCGCCGCCGCCGCCCATACGGCCTGA
- a CDS encoding ABC transporter ATP-binding protein codes for MMGEAASSLVSIRKLTLDATTAHGPAHILRGLDLEIGRGRILGVVGESGSGKSTLASALLRLLPSNISRLDGEIRFDGTDLLKLSAKEIQRWRGTRIAMIFQDPMTALNPLFTVGTHMVDVLRRRFPELSRREALARSEAMLVKVGIADPHLRLKAYPHQLSGGMRQRVMIAMALSVEPDLLLADEPTTALDATVEAQIVALFDRLRQDFAGSIVFISHHLGLVAELCDDLCVMYGGAIVETGPVAEVLRAPRHPYTRALLDCEIEDGDEGRLATIPGEVPNPLSELTQCIFASRCAHTADICLERHPPLAVMGQGRQAACIRSAEVLPCEVLP; via the coding sequence ATGATGGGTGAGGCGGCATCTTCCCTCGTCAGCATCCGCAAGCTGACGCTCGACGCCACGACCGCGCATGGCCCGGCTCATATCCTGCGTGGGCTCGACCTCGAGATCGGGCGCGGCCGCATTCTCGGCGTCGTCGGAGAATCCGGCTCCGGCAAATCGACGCTCGCCTCCGCCTTGCTGCGCTTGCTCCCGAGCAACATCAGTCGCCTTGACGGCGAGATCCGCTTCGACGGCACCGATCTACTCAAACTCTCGGCCAAGGAAATCCAGCGGTGGCGTGGGACTCGCATCGCCATGATCTTCCAGGATCCGATGACGGCGCTGAACCCGCTTTTCACCGTCGGCACGCACATGGTCGATGTGCTGCGGCGGCGCTTTCCCGAACTGTCGCGGCGCGAGGCGCTCGCTCGCAGCGAGGCGATGCTGGTCAAGGTCGGCATCGCCGATCCGCATCTGCGCCTGAAGGCCTATCCGCACCAGTTATCAGGTGGCATGCGCCAGCGCGTGATGATCGCCATGGCGCTCTCGGTCGAGCCCGATCTGCTGCTCGCCGATGAGCCGACGACGGCGCTCGACGCCACGGTCGAAGCCCAGATCGTCGCGCTGTTCGACCGGCTCAGGCAGGATTTTGCCGGCTCGATCGTCTTCATCTCGCATCATCTCGGGCTCGTCGCCGAGCTCTGCGACGATCTCTGCGTGATGTATGGCGGCGCGATCGTCGAGACCGGCCCGGTCGCCGAGGTGTTGAGGGCTCCGCGCCACCCCTATACCCGCGCGCTGCTCGACTGCGAGATCGAGGATGGCGACGAGGGCCGGCTCGCAACGATTCCCGGCGAGGTGCCCAACCCGCTGAGTGAATTGACGCAATGCATCTTCGCCAGCCGCTGCGCCCACACCGCCGATATCTGCCTGGAGCGGCATCCGCCGCTGGCAGTCATGGGGCAGGGTCGGCAGGCGGCCTGCATCCGCTCAGCCGAGGTGCTGCCATGCGAGGTGCTGCCATGA